One Anopheles marshallii chromosome 3, idAnoMarsDA_429_01, whole genome shotgun sequence genomic region harbors:
- the LOC128712998 gene encoding DE-cadherin-like — MCRLLAQFALIWGVALCWYSIVHAAEAVSDVDVSDGGRTSSEEFYSSVFGNYRMFSSLYNLYYEMGQITSIQDCPSVVTEPHRLRGNCNPSFEACDSYKPMLTEEQSVGTPVLRVTATDPDPRQTIEYSFVTTPGERARFRIDKSTGEITTAHNFDRDEPIREKEIYITVRATDNGRPRLDDVCTFKVTILDINDNPPVFDKVRYEESVTKDMKANQRVATISATDMDDGDNSIIKYEIVQQNPDSSYFKINENNGVLTLTKSVDRSPGQYYAIRVRAYNVDPQGEAVQDAEVDVEVRVLESNKLPPYFTKVPNDTIMLYETLQSHLIPQIEFEAESNVPENPLIIFMLNKGRAEQTNSQSTFVLEQVKNTASIKLGRTLDYETVTEYTLTVSVKNIHGLFAEFVLKIMVLDENDIIPVFTKIEWGFIAEDEPPGTAVMQVRAYDLDGTSANNIVSYRFEDENQQLFHIDSRTGNITSLVSFDREATDSYRLKIIAEDNSPSALHRNGKPNSISQPFIIKISDKNDHQPEFVKKYFVAENVPEDANINTVVTEVTAIDQDIASIITYSIIEGNVGDAFKIDENTGRISVNSRLDYETIRSYQLIVQADDGIFQDNATVSIKIENVNDNPPRFIDLRNVTIQEETIPPGCIMTIQAFDPDIENRDEPQHIRFSFVKEQEDLLEIDDTGCLRLRKALDRDPPQGFKSWQFIITATDEDGAGKKTPATVNIFLEDINDNAPYLSNAMPVVWGENRSPGLIVRLTAEDVDEAQNGPPFHYSIDPNAPYEIKERFQVQGDELYALVEFDREEQKEYRVPIRISDSGEEPMSDVSILQLVIGDENDNEMRPGESRIFVYNYKGESPNTEVGRVYVDDPDDWDLPDKTFQWDDATRHQSVDFFDLNRDTGMITMLQGTRGGEYELNFHVIEQSSYFPRHNVTAKVIVTVKEIPEEAVDKSGSIRFHNVTAEEFVSRTPGQLTTPKDRLQTSIANTLNVSRENVDVFTVLKRDNANGTFLDVRFSAHGSPYYAPERLNGMLGYRLRQLEEDVGLSVLMVGIDECIEEGRNCELSCKNTLYKSNVPIAVYTNTSSFVGVNAFVQAECVCEVAPPALTCLNGGFLVNDRCSCLEGFEGPHCEMLSIGFYGSGYALYPPISPCNMTRISLELSPHLEDGLVMYIGPLNYNPRLPVQDFLALELVKGLPVLLLDYGSGTIRIEHRHRLPLNNPTTIEIMLQSQMIEMIVDNCNTSTCLNFEAPRGPNRFLNVNAPLQLGGAAVNLDYLGSLFNWTYVPQDKGFSGCLRKLIINERTYDLHSMSNESKNMYVLCTQRNLSTPLQEDTILTTKIAVVLIVIVLFLVFIMLIVYKEAQNRNNLYRICANNKQNKDNENKEMELQQFHIYEDLLETYNENYEQASDSEGNCNHHVYETIDEEDGLDDPSQYDRLTSPPVNSHLRQALVASSNPEITVCSVEKSHHYDNVPSSSDDLRCYGDGRNICSVSSSSFGPSVRPCSRILMKVVGKKNDHGVIVASLQLRAIVLTPVTM; from the coding sequence ATGTGTCGGTTGCTGGCTCAATTTGCATTGATCTGGGGGGTGGCTTTATGTTGGTACAGCATTGTACACGCAGCAGAGGCAGTAAGTGATGTTGATGTATCCGATGGTGGAAGAACTTCATCAGAAGAATTCTACAGCTCTGTTTTCGGTAACTATCGAATGTTTTCAAGTCTTTACAATTTATACTATGAGATGGGTCAAATAACCAGTATTCAAGATTGTCCTAGCGTGGTAACTGAACCTCACCGTCTTCGTGGCAATTGTAACCCAAGCTTCGAAGCGTGTGACAGTTACAAACCGATGTTGACGGAGGAACAGTCGGTGGGTACACCGGTGCTGCGAGTAACCGCCACTGATCCTGACCCCCGACAAACGATCGAGTACAGCTTCGTAACAACGCCGGGAGAACGAGCCCGCTTCCGCATTGACAAGAGCACTGGTGAGATCACAACGGCTCACAACTTCGATCGGGATGAGCCTATTCGTGAGAAGGAGATCTACATTACGGTTCGTGCGACCGATAACGGGCGACCTCGGCTGGACGATGTGTGCACCTTCAAAGTGACGATCCTTGACATCAACGACAATCCGCCTGTATTCGATAAGGTGCGCTATGAAGAGTCTGTGACGAAAGACATGAAAGCAAACCAGCGGGTAGCAACCATTTCGGCGACGGATATGGATGACGGAGATAACAGCATTATCAAGTACGAAATCGTGCAGCAGAACCCAGACAGCAgttatttcaaaataaacgAGAATAACGGTGTGCTCACTCTAACAAAATCGGTCGATCGCAGTCCTGGCCAGTACTATGCGATCCGCGTGAGAGCTTATAATGTGGATCCTCAGGGGGAGGCTGTACAGGATGCGGAGGTGGACGTTGAAGTGCGTGTTTTGGAGTCCAACAAACTACCACCTTACTTCACCAAGGTTCCCAATGATACGATCATGCTGTACGAAACACTTCAGTCCCATTTGATACCACAAATAGAATTTGAAGCTGAATCAAACGTCCCGGAAAATCCGTTGATTATTTTCATGTTGAATAAAGGACGTGCTGAACAAACGAATTCGCAAAGCACATTCGTATTGGAACAGGTCAAAAACACTGCCTCAATCAAGCTAGGAAGGACGTTGGATTATGAAACCGTGACGGAGTATACTCTGACAGTGAGCGTGAAAAACATACACGGTTTATTCGCAGAATTTGTACTCAAGATCATGGTTTTGGATGAAAACGACATTATCCCGGTGTTCACGAAGATCGAATGGGGATTTATTGCAGAAGATGAGCCACCCGGTACAGCTGTGATGCAGGTACGAGCATACGATCTCGATGGAACTTCGGCCAACAACATCGTATCGTACCGGTTCGAAGACGAAAATCAGCAGTTGTTCCACATCGATAGTCGAACGGGGAACATTACCTCACTGGTGTCGTTTGACCGAGAAGCAACGGATTCTTATCGTTTAAAGATCATCGCCGAAGACAACTCCCCATCGGCGTTACACAGAAATGGCAAGCCGAACAGTATCTCACAGCCATTTATTATTAAGATTTCGGATAAGAACGATCATCAACCGGAattcgtaaaaaaatattttgtggCAGAAAATGTACCGGAAGATGCGAACATTAACACGGTAGTGACCGAAGTGACTGCTATAGATCAGGACATAGCCTCGATAATTACCTACAGCATTATTGAAGGTAATGTGGGTGATGCGTTCAAGATAGATGAAAACACAGGTCGCATCTCAGTGAACAGCCGCCTGGACTATGAGACAATCCGTAGCTACCAGCTGATAGTGCAAGCGGACGATGGTATCTTCCAGGACAACGCAACTGTCTCCATCAAAATCGAAAATGTCAACGATAATCCGCCACGCTTCATTGACCTCCGCAATGTGACGATCCAAGAAGAAACGATTCCTCCTGGCTGCATCATGACCATCCAGGCGTTTGATCCGGACATCGAGAATCGAGACGAACCGCAACACATTCGTTTCTCGTTTGTAAAAGAACAGGAAGACTTGCTGGAGATCGATGACACCGGATGTCTGCGGCTAAGAAAGGCGCTTGATCGTGATCCTCCACAAGGATTTAAGAGCTGGCAATTTATTATCACCGCAACGGATGAAGATGGTGCAGGAAAGAAAACGCCGGCTACTGTGAACATTTTTCTGGAAGATATCAACGACAACGCACCATATCTATCGAACGCAATGCCTGTTGTGTGGGGAGAGAATCGCTCCCCGGGATTGATAGTGAGGTTGACGGCAGAAGACGTCGATGAGGCACAGAATGGTCCACCGTTCCATTACAGCATTGATCCAAATGCGCCATACGAAATCAAAGAACGTTTCCAAGTGCAAGGAGACGAACTATATGCGCTGGTGGAATTTGATCGAGAGGAGCAGAAAGAGTATCGAGTACCGATCAGAATCAGCGACTCTGGTGAAGAGCCGATGAGCGACGTCAGTATACTGCAGTTAGTGATTGGCGATGAAAATGACAACGAGATGAGGCCAGGCGAAAGTCGTATCTTCGTTTACAACTACAAGGGCGAATCTCCAAATACGGAAGTCGGTCGAGTATATGTGGATGATCCGGACGACTGGGATCTACCGGACAAGACGTTCCAGTGGGACGATGCTACTCGTCATCAGTCGGTCGACTTCTTCGATCTAAATCGGGACACAGGCATGATCACGATGCTACAAGGTACACGAGGTGGAGAGTATGAGCTAAACTTCCATGTGATTGAACAGTCCAGCTACTTCCCGCGCCACAACGTCACGGCTAAAGTAATAGTAACAGTGAAAGAGATCCCCGAGGAGGCAGTGGATAAGAGTGGATCGATCCGTTTCCATAACGTTACGGCGGAGGAGTTCGTGTCGCGTACACCTGGCCAACTGACTACACCCAAAGATCGACTGCAAACGAGCATTGCGAACACTCTCAACGTGAGTCGCGAGAATGTGGACGTGTTCACTGTTCTGAAGCGCGACAATGCCAACGGTACATTCTTGGATGTACGGTTTTCAGCCCACGGTAGTCCTTATTACGCACCTGAGCGACTCAACGGAATGCTCGGCTATCGACTCCGACAGCTCGAGGAGGATGTGGGGCTGTCGGTGTTAATGGTGGGAATCGACGAGTGCATCGAAGAGGGTCGCAACTGTGAACTATCGTGCAAGAACACACTCTACAAATCGAACGTCCCGATCGCAGTTTACACAAACACCAGTTCATTCGTGGGTGTGAATGCCTTCGTACAGGCGGAGTGCGTATGCGAGGTGGCTCCCCCTGCGCTTACATGTCTTAATGGAGGCTTCCTGGTAAACGATCGGTGTTCCTGTCTCGAAGGCTTCGAAGGTCCTCATTGCGAGATGCTTAGCATCGGATTCTATGGTAGTGGGTATGCTCTTTATCCACCGATCAGTCCCTGTAACATGACGCGAATCAGTCTAGAGCTGTCACCACACCTGGAAGATGGCTTGGTGATGTACATTGGACCGCTAAACTATAATCCTCGGTTGCCCGTGCAAGATTTCTTGGCGTTAGAACTCGTCAAAGGACTTCCAGTATTGCTGCTCGACTATGGCAGCGGTACCATCCGGATCGAACATCGCCATCGGCTCCCACTGAACAATCCAACTACTATAGAGATTATGCTGCAATCGCAGATGATTGAAATGATCGTAGACAACTGCAATACGTCTACGTGCCTAAACTTCGAGGCACCTCGAGGACCAAACCGCTTCCTGAACGTAAACGCTCCTCTTCAGCTAGGAGGAGCAGCCGTCAATTTGGACTACCTCGGATCATTGTTCAACTGGACGTACGTACCACAGGACAAAGGTTTCAGCGGCTGTCTGAGAAAGCTCATCATCAACGAGCGCACGTACGATCTACATAGTATGTCGAATGAGTCCAAAAATATGTATGTGCTGTGTACACAACGTAACTTGTCAACCCCATTACAAGAAGATACTATTTTGACTACTAAAATAGCAGTAGTTCTAATAGTGATAGTGCTTTTCCTAGTGTTTATCATGTTGATCGTGTATAAAGAGGCTCAGAATCGAAATAATTTGTATCGCATCTGCGCaaataataagcaaaacaaggataatgaaaacaaagaaatggaaTTGCAACAGTTTCATATCTATGAAGACTTATTGGAAACTTACAATGAGAATTATGAGCAAGCCTCCGACAGTGAGGGCAACTGTAACCATCATGTTTATGAAACGATTGACGAGGAAGATGGTCTCGATGACCCATCGCAGTATGATCGTCTAACATCACCTCCTGTTAATAGCCACCTGCGTCAAGCGTTAGTTGCCAGTAGCAACCCGGAGATTACTGTTTGCAGTGTAGAAAAATCACACCATTACGACAACGTACCATCATCTAGTGATGATTTGCGTTGCTACGGTGACGGCAGAAACATCTGTTCAGTATCGAGCAGTTCG